tgtctgCGTGTTCCTTCCTCTCTTGGGGTCGTGGTTGGAGAAGGGAATGTTTTGGCCCTTCTAGGCACTTCTGGGCGCCTCCAAGGCAACTCTATGAGCCCTCATTGGGAATGATTTCAACCTGTAAGAAATGGGAACCTTAGGATGTGATCAAAGGGGCTTGGATACAAAAACAGGGCCAATTTCAATCCGTAATGAATAGGACTTGGGTTCATCATCAATGGGGCATTtacatcattttattttatttactgcctTTTGATGCCCCTTTTCTCacctggggggggaggggggctccaAGCCCTTTCCAACATCACCAATGgccaaattcaatgccaaacatacatgtgaaaacagAAACAGATCAAATCCCAAAGCACCTTCCTTGGCTCCCAAGAGCCTGGCCATCCGGGAGGAGTGACCCAAGCGGTGCAGTGTTTGGCTCTGGCCACATGATGGCAGCAAAGGCCTGCGCATGGGAGCCACAATCACAGCAGTGCCAATCTCAAGGTGTTCACTGGGGGCGGCAAAGTCCTAGCATAACAATagaatatcatatcatatcatatataaataaaggtcaaggtttcccctgaccttaagtccagtcgtgaccgactctgagggttggggctcatctccatttctaggccgaagagccggcgttgtctgtagacacctccaaggtcatgtggccactggcatgactgcatggagcgccagggttaccttcccgccggagcggtacctattactctactcacattggcatgtttttgaactgctagattggcaggagctggggctaacagcgggggctcattccgctcccaggatttggacctgagacctttcagtccgcaagtttagcagctcagtgctttaacatacttcgccaccggggctcccatatATCAATCCCATATATCATATCATCTCATATATCAATCGAATAATATAGCAGTGCGGTGTTCCAGGCCAGGCACATGATGGCAGCAAAGGCCCGCACATGGGAGCCACGAATGAAGGCGGGCCATTCTCAATGTGTCCACTGGGGGCGGCAAAGCCTCAGCTAGTCATTTATCAATAGAATAGCATATCAATAGACTTAAGAATCTAGCAATGCAGTGTTCCACTCCGGCCACATGATGGCAGCAAAGGCCCGCGCATGGGAGCTGCGAGCCGCGCCTCTTGCCATTCTCAAGGCGTCCACCGGGGGCGGCAAAGTGACCGCTCCTTGGAAACCGGAGGCTTGGCGTCCTTTGCATACGCAACCCCGCCCCTTTCCGCGCCCCTTTCCCCCGCGCGTGCGCACGAAGCCATGCCTGTCCTGTGTTTCCCTGTTGCCGCGGCAACGCAGAAGGGGAGGGGTGCGGAGGGGCCAGGGCGCCACGTGACCCCTCCCTTCCTGGTCCAGGCCCCCCAAAGGCCCccgagccccccctccccccccaaggcCGGCCATGGAGGCCCCGAGGCCCCCCGTCGCCCCGGACAGGAGCCTCGCCGCCTTCCCCAAGGTCCACCCTTCGCCTCGTCTAGCCTTATTATGATTGCCCTATTATTATCCAATATTAAGTGCCATATTCTTGTTATATTTCTATTAGATTGTcatatgatattaatattgatGCATTATAgcatgcatatatgtgtatatccatatattattattattattattattgtgtttccaGGCTTACAGCCCTGAGGCCTGCCTCCAATTCAAAGAAGGCTTCCATGAACAGGTGAGACTCACCTGCCAGAGGAAAAACACCAATACATCTGGGTGAGtgtccctttattattattattattattattattattattgtatgacacagcaaacaagatagatatgctgggtttcgtatcacaaagtcacaagtcaaacacttcccaagtgtttaggacttattattattattatgtcacaacaaacaagacagatatgctggatttcgtatcacaaaatcacaagtcaaacagttgccaagtgtctaggactgtgtgatatattttcagatgatgcacacagatcccagcagggtggccttttgcagttggcagattgttattattattatcattattattattaatatgcataaaaatgcattggaccaCCGGAAAGCAAATGCatttatataagaataataaataatactaaatttATATACTTAAATAATATTATTCCATTCCAAGAATACTCAAATAATGACACatttatgctgctgctgctgctcagttgcatagtcctttctgactcttggtgacctcatggaccagcccaggccagagctccctgtcggccgtcaccgccccccgtcccttcaaggatcccgtccatccatctcgctcttggtcggcccctcttcctttttccttccattttccccagcatcattctcttctccaaggtctcttgtcttctcatgatgtggccaaagtacttcacctctactatccttccctccagtgagcagccattgggcattatttcccggaGGATGGACTGGTGGGATCTTctcgccaaggtccaaggcacgctcaggattttcctccagcaccagagttcaaaagcgtctctcttccttcgctcagccttccttatggtccagctctcgcaaccataacttgctatagggaataccattgctttgactctgcggaccttcgttgcccgtgggatgtctctgctcttcactcttttctcgtcaaggttggccattgctctcctcccaagaaggaaacgtcttctgatttcctggctgaagtctgcatctgcagtgatctttgcacctagaaatataaagtctgtcattgcctccacgttttctccctctatttgccagttatccataggtgtagttgccatgatcttggttttcttgatgtttaactgcagcccggcttttgcactttcttctttctttccccttggtgataaggctcctcagctcctcctcactttcggccatcagagtggtctcatctgcatacctaaggttgttcatgtttcttccagtcgttttaactccagccttgaattcgtcaagccctgcacgtcgcatgatgtgttctgtgtacaagttgaatagggagggtgagaggatgcagccctgatgtccgcactccgttcccaatctggaacccgtctcctgttccatggtctgttctgactgtggcgactttatacagatttctcaggagacagacaaggggacttggtctccccagaccaccaagaacatgccacagtttgttatggtccacacagtcgaaggctttagaatagtcaataaagcagaagtagatgtttttctggaactccctggcttcctccattatccatttatatactacaataataatacatcaataTAAATCAtaataccaaaataataataatagtatataataatacattcttatagtaatactaaaataataagtATATAAGACTActaaaattattatatataatgatgAATTATATGATGAGAATAAGAGTAAATTTATATAATAATTGTTTCAttggctccattattattattattatcgttattctTTTCTGTGGGGTGGTTTTTCTGACAGGCTGGGCGTCTCCAAAGTGGTTGTGGTGGGAGACCTTTGTGTTGGGAAGACCAGCCTCATCAACAGGTACGTCCGAAGGGagggagggacccccagaggccatccagacaGACCCCTTGCATAGAAGGGAATAATCCCATTTCAAAATAACAAAATCTTTCTTTCAGATTCTGCAAGAACGCTTTTGACCGGAGCTACAAGGCCACCATTGGCGTGGATTTCGAGATCGAACGCTTTGAGATTTTGGGGGTCCCCTACAGTCTCCAGATGTAAGGAAGGACTTACATTATTGCTGTtgcccttgttgttgttgttattttgtatattattatgattttgtattttattattgtcactattatatttattattatccttattattttatatgattCTGAATTACGAATCTCCATGAGCAGCTCAGGCCTTGCAACGTCAtgtccttgtttatttatttctgtattattttattctattacgtttttaatttttcttcttctctgctttCAGATGGGATACAGCCGGGCAGGAGAAGTTCAAATGCATCGCTTCCGCTTATTACAGAGGAGCCGAAGGTAAAAAGAAATGGCGGCAGGACGTGATgtcactgcataataataatcacaataataatagtaatttttaattattacagTCATCGTCACTGTCTTCGATCTGGCCGATATCCAGACTTTGGGTCACACCAAGTAAGTCCTATTTTCccccatttataatcttttatatcttatctatctatatatctataaaacatattatatgtgtatgtgtgtaggtatacagtgctccctcgctaatTTGCGGTTCGGGttccgcagattcgctgtttcgcagatTTTATAttccaataatattatatatattatatattagatatcctatataatataatatacttactatatttaaatataattttccatttttaaatcaaAACTAATCCCCTTTTTTATtctcacacatatatatatatatatatatatatatatatatatatatataatttatatatattacaaattatatatatcatatatattatatatttatattataattttatatagatagatagatattctatTTTTAATCAGACATTTATctccgtatgtgtgtgtgtgtatatatctatatctcaaCGGCCGATGAATCATTAATTGTGAAGCCAGAAGGATAAATGTTAATGTTATTTTAATCCAGGAATAATGAACAGATGGTGCGCTTTCCCatgtcctcctccttctcctttttctaTCTATCGATCTCCCTTGTCATTTCCATTTCTGGAGAAATGACATTGAAAAGGGTCTAAGTCTAAAATAACCCTTTTGGTCCTTCTCAAAATGGCCATCGAACGACATCTTGCCATCCGGAGGTCAGGTTTGGCATATTGTCAGTTGTCTTGTAATGCTTGGAATGGTGGGCCGCTTTTAGTCTCTGTGGAGAGagaaagcggaatataaatcGACATCCTCAATAATAATCATCGTTTTGGTCCTTCTCAAAATGGCTGTcgtcttcatctttttttttccagGCAATGGCTGGAGGACGCCTTGAACGAAAACAGCCCTGGTTCCAGCTTCATCTTTCTCGTTGGGACAAAGAAGGATTTAGTGGTAAAGATGGCCCTGGTTTTGCTCTCAACATGACGGGAGGAAGTGAGGCAAAGATCCCTCCGTTTTCCTCACAAaatggcaacaggaagtgaggcaaATCTCCCTCGGTTTCCCTCCCAAAGGGGCGACAGGAAGTGACCATGTCACTCTTGGTCTGGCTTCTTTTCCAGTCGGAGGCCGAATGCCGTCGAACGGAAGCGGACGCCATCAAGATGGCCAACGAAATGGAGGCCGAGTATTGGTCCgtttcatccaaaacaggtcaGTCTCAAACAATGACCGATCCAAGGCTCCGTCCTCTTCTTTGGTCCTTCTCAAAACAGCCGCCATTCTTTCCTTTTCAGGGGAAAACGTCCAGGCCTTCTTCTCTCGGGTGGCGGCCCTGGCCTTCGAGAAATCCCTTCTGAGGGAGTGGGAGAAAAATGGCCGCCAAGGAGCCAGGATCGGGAGCCTCATCCGTATGTCACCAagattttaccattctgtgggtggcgtctctcatgtccccgcatataTGAAAACAGACGTACagttatatagatatatgtatatatagggggccccggtggcacagtgtgttaaagcgctgagctgctgaacttgcggaccaaaaggttggtggttcaaatccagggatcatggtgagctcccgctgttagccccagctcctgccaacctagcagttcgaaaacatgtcaatgtgagtagatcaataggtaccgctccggcaggaaggtaaccctggcactccatgcagtcatgcctttggccacatgaccttggaagtgtctacggacaacgccggctctttggcttagaaatggagatgagcaccaacccccagagtcagacatgactggacttaacgtcaggggaaaaccttgacctttactatatgtatatatacaatcaTATGTCatcatcaacccccccccccatgatcttTGTTCTTCTTTCAATTCCAGAAATTGAACGAAACGCATCCGAGCTCAGTGGTCAGTCCAGGCCAAACTGTTGCTAGCAGTCATCGCCTCTCTCTGGGATCTGTAGTCCTCAATGTATATGATTGTATGGGATCTGTAGTCCCTTCATTAATGAAGTgtttgtaattattttaaaatatatatgtgtgtcatTAATTATGAGAATTAAAACGCTTGAATTTTGGCATTCTTTGTGAGATTTtataagagagagaaggaaaaagaaagaaagaaaggaaggaaggaaggagaaagacagaaaaaggaagaaaagaaagaaaggacaaaGAAGACAGAAAGGCACTCTGCACCTGCTCAGAGGCATGGTGGGGTCTCGAGGGCTTTCACTAATCTAATTATATCAGTCATATATTGATTTCTGGATatgggaaaagagggagaaagaaagaaggaacaaaTGGAGgagagacagaaggaaagaaaaagagaggagaaagTCATGAGACAGTGGGGGCCGTATGGTTCATCTCGTCCCTCCTTTTCCAtattagaaagaaaaagaatgaaagggaaggagggaaggaagggaaaggggaaaagaagggaataaggaaggaagggagaaggagaaagaagaaagcactgaaggaagagaaagaaagcaataaggaaaaagaaggaaaggagggaaaggaatgaggtagaaagaaaaagagaaggaggagaaagcagAAAGGATGAAAGAAGGGAATGAAAGAAagcaagagaaggagaaagaaagaaatggtgaAGAAAGAGAGCCGAAGGTGAAAAAGAAGGgaatgaaggagaaagaaagaaagaaaacgaggaagaaggagacaggagaaggagaaaaaagagagaagagaaggaaagagaaaggcacTGCAAATGCTCAGAAGCATATGTATCaggaaaggaaggactaggaaAGAGAtcgagaaaaaaggaaaggaggagaagggagagagggagagcccTTCCTTTTGAAAGCGTCCTCTGTCCCTTTAAGGCCTCCGCCCCTCCTCCCTCCCacggaagaagggaaggagaaaaggaggaggaggaggagggcctgCAGCCGGaggtaggaaggaaagaaggaaggaaggaaggaaggaaggaaggaggaaaaaggaaaaaggacaaggcagaggagaaggagaagcagatCCCGATCCGATTGTCTTTGGTGGGGAGGGGGGCTTCAAGGGGACCCCTTTGTTGGGAAGAATGGGATAAAAGGGGAAGACGgcggaagagaaggaggagaggaaagcagggaaGGTGAGCCCTTGAAAGGCAAAGGAGTGGGCTCTTCCTTTGTTCCTtttgggagaggaagaggaggaaggaaggaaggaaggaaggaaaggaggaggaggaggaggaggaggaggaggaagaagaagaagggaagaaccAGGAtccggaggaggagggggaggggaaggaggagtGGCTCTCCATCCATCTGTGTTTGGCATTGCACCCTTCATCCTCATTCtttgagggaaagagagagggagagagactggaaatagatagactgatagagagagagataccaGAAATAGATATACCAGAGATATACGAGAGAGATATCGATAGAGGACCACAGGTCGCTCTCCATCTCTGGTGttgcattcttcttcttcttgctcatcttcctcatcctctgagacCGGAggaagaaagatagatagaaagaggaggagggggaagagaagaggaggaggaggacaaggctCTCTCCATCTCTCACTGGGGAAGGGGTttgtccttccctcccttcctccttgtcTTCCCCATCCCCTGAGGTCCTCATCTCTGAGGAGGAAGATGGATTGAGAGATAGAGGAGACCCACAAGTAGCTCTTCATCCGTTGGCCCTTCTTCCTCCAGCCTCATCATCTTCTAAGACCAAGATAGAGAGAGAGGACTCCAACTGCCTCTCCATCCATCTCTGCTTTGCAttggtcctcctcctcttcatcatcatctgAGAACCTCCTCCTACAGGaagaagagatagatagatagatagaggaggaCCACAAGGAGCTCTCCATCTGATGAGGATCCTGTCTTAGATTGGCTTCATCATCCGCATCCTCAGCATCCTCTGAGGAGGTTAAGGTGGGCAACGGACTCTCCTGCCATCTCTGATGCCTTGTGTTGGTCTCCTGTTCTTCCTCATCCTCAGTCCCAACCTCCTCTGAGTCTTCCTGCCTTcccgccttccttcctttcttccatccatccatccatctatcatggtTGACCCGGTGGGCTTTGCAGAGGCCTGGCGGGCCCAGTTCTCGGACGCTGAGCCCCCCACCATGGCGCTGCGGTCGGTGTCCGAAATTGAGTCCGAGCTGGAGCGCTGCAAGGCCTCGATCCGGCGCCTGGAGGTGGAGGTCAACAAGGAGCGCTTCCGCATGATATACCTGCAGACCCTCCTGGCGCGGGAGAGGAAGAGCTACGACCGGCAGCGGTGGGGCTTCCACCGACAGCGGAAAGAAGGCggtgacgaggaggaggaggaggaggaggaagaggatggcGGAGGTGTGCCATCCCAAGCGGAGAGCAAGAAAGCCAAAGGAGGCCGGGGTGGAAACCGGGGCCGCCTTCGGAGCCTCTCCGAGCGAGACGATTCTGTCAGCAGTGTTGCAGAATTTTGCTCTAAACCAAGCGCTGATGGGGAAGGCGTCAACGTCTCAGAGTATCCCTCCCATAAGAAGCCATTGAGGAAAGAGCGTGAGGTCGGCGGAGTGGACCATGAAGTCGTCAACGTATCAGAGTATCCCTCCCATAAGAAACCAACGGGGGCCCATCGTGCCGAGAAAACCCCTCCGGACGCCTTCTATGTCAACTTGGAGTACCACCACGAGAAGGGCCTGGTCAAGGTCAACGACAAAGAGGTCTCTGACCGCATCAGCTCATTGGGCAGTCAGGCCATGCGGATGGAGGCCAGGAAGA
This genomic interval from Anolis carolinensis isolate JA03-04 chromosome X, rAnoCar3.1.pri, whole genome shotgun sequence contains the following:
- the rab36 gene encoding ras-related protein Rab-36 isoform X1 produces the protein MEAPRPPVAPDRSLAAFPKAYSPEACLQFKEGFHEQVRLTCQRKNTNTSGLGVSKVVVVGDLCVGKTSLINRFCKNAFDRSYKATIGVDFEIERFEILGVPYSLQIWDTAGQEKFKCIASAYYRGAEVIVTVFDLADIQTLGHTKQWLEDALNENSPGSSFIFLVGTKKDLVGRQEVTMSLLVWLLFQSEAECRRTEADAIKMANEMEAEYWSVSSKTGENVQAFFSRVAALAFEKSLLREWEKNGRQGARIGSLIQIERNASELSGQSRPNCC
- the rab36 gene encoding ras-related protein Rab-36 isoform X2; translated protein: MEAPRPPVAPDRSLAAFPKAYSPEACLQFKEGFHEQVRLTCQRKNTNTSGLGVSKVVVVGDLCVGKTSLINRFCKNAFDRSYKATIGVDFEIERFEILGVPYSLQIWDTAGQEKFKCIASAYYRGAEVIVTVFDLADIQTLGHTKQWLEDALNENSPGSSFIFLVGTKKDLVSEAECRRTEADAIKMANEMEAEYWSVSSKTGENVQAFFSRVAALAFEKSLLREWEKNGRQGARIGSLIQIERNASELSGQSRPNCC